A genomic stretch from Desulfotignum balticum DSM 7044 includes:
- a CDS encoding phosphoribosyltransferase-like protein: MKLSQNIHIQNWISQFAVPDNIIARYLLLKMHYVSLELFESWLQNEILTFVQNRSKLYKNEFIALFPVKKPTTNIYNQAKEDKPVNDSSGRIAHALKNIERNLPNHVELTPRLKSMRDSRVKHIVFVDDFIGTGDRFIKFWDNFINPSILSWCSFGWCKLWVITYAAHKEGINRIVSKIKPISTSSFLQKIKIKHSFIRQKRDLRLFCSKYAHQIYGEKVGTGYGNLFSPIIFQHGCPNNVPSIFWKKGNAKGTPWNPLFPNRSIPKKLYSLFTKDYSHEISYESLWMANNYRLALKLVDTPLMYIEDHHFLLILSYLKQKKSIENIKSILILGEDEFAQKLQKLLKYGLIDPDNNVTTFGVDILNRGRKPKAKELTIGTEYINHFPKTFMGFQRGN, translated from the coding sequence TTGAAACTAAGTCAAAACATACACATCCAGAATTGGATATCACAATTTGCCGTGCCAGATAATATTATAGCTCGCTACCTATTGCTCAAAATGCACTATGTTAGCCTTGAGCTTTTTGAATCTTGGTTGCAAAATGAAATTTTAACATTTGTTCAGAATCGCTCAAAATTATATAAAAATGAATTCATTGCGTTATTTCCAGTAAAAAAACCTACTACCAATATTTATAATCAGGCTAAAGAGGATAAGCCGGTCAACGATAGTAGCGGCAGAATTGCCCATGCATTAAAAAATATAGAACGAAATTTGCCAAATCATGTAGAGTTGACGCCTAGATTGAAATCAATGCGGGATAGCAGGGTTAAACATATTGTTTTTGTAGATGACTTTATTGGTACTGGAGATCGCTTTATAAAATTCTGGGATAATTTCATTAATCCGAGTATTCTTTCTTGGTGTTCGTTTGGATGGTGTAAGCTTTGGGTAATTACCTATGCAGCACACAAGGAAGGGATCAATAGAATTGTTTCAAAAATAAAACCTATTTCCACTAGTAGTTTTCTGCAGAAGATAAAAATTAAGCATTCATTTATTCGTCAGAAGAGAGACCTTAGACTTTTTTGTTCCAAGTATGCGCATCAGATTTACGGTGAGAAAGTTGGGACTGGTTATGGGAATCTATTCAGTCCTATTATTTTTCAGCATGGATGCCCGAATAATGTACCTAGCATTTTTTGGAAAAAAGGAAACGCCAAAGGGACACCTTGGAATCCTCTTTTTCCAAATCGCAGTATCCCTAAAAAGCTTTATAGCTTGTTCACTAAGGATTATTCCCATGAAATCAGCTATGAAAGCTTGTGGATGGCTAATAATTATAGACTTGCTTTAAAGCTTGTAGACACCCCACTTATGTATATAGAAGACCATCATTTTTTACTGATTCTATCCTATTTAAAACAGAAAAAATCCATTGAGAACATTAAATCCATATTGATTTTAGGAGAAGATGAATTTGCCCAAAAACTGCAGAAACTTCTAAAGTATGGACTTATTGATCCTGATAATAATGTTACCACTTTTGGAGTCGATATCCTCAATAGAGGGCGAAAACCAAAAGCCAAAGAATTGACAATAGGAACTGAATACATTAATCATTTTCCAAAAACTTTTATGGGGTTCCAGCGTGGAAATTAG